The genomic segment CAACGTGGGCACGATCGGCCACGTCGACCACGGCAAGACCACGCTGACGGCGGCGATCACGCTGGTGCAGTCGAAGAAGGGGTTCGGCAGCTACGTGGCC from the Candidatus Limnocylindrales bacterium genome contains:
- a CDS encoding GTP-binding protein: MAKEQFKRTKPHVNVGTIGHVDHGKTTLTAAITLVQSKKGFGSYVA